A stretch of DNA from Yoonia sp. G8-12:
TAGCCTCGTGTCAGATCACTTATGGCGTCTTGATCGGGAATGAACGCGCTGCCGTCCATGCTAGCCACCATACTCCATGATATAAAGCCCACCATTATAGTCGTTGGCATAGACGAGCCCGTCTTTGGACACATAGACATCGCAGGTTTGTAAAACCAAAGGCCGGTCGGGGCGGTGATCAACAAGGCGCTCGGGCGTGGGCGGGACCAGCGCGCCAACTTCGGTGGGGCGATAGGGATCAGAGATATCGGTCACGCGAATCCCCGCGTTCTGATAGGTCGAAAAAATGAGTTGGTCGCTGACAAGCCCGTCGGGCCGGTTTTCATAAATGTTATGCGGACCGAAATGTGCGCCTTTGTTCACATAGTCCGCTTCCGAGGGAACGGGGAACGTGGCAATGCTGACCGGATTGGACGGCTCGCGGATATCGAACATCCAGATGTGTTTGATCCCGTCGGCGCAGTTATCCATCACTGCCTCGTCCAGCACGACCAGCAGGTCACGGTCCGGTAGGGGCAGACAATTATGCGTGCCGCCACCAAAGGGTGGTGACCACTTGCGATGCACGACCAGTTCGGGGTTGGTGCGGTCGGAGACATCCATAATAACAAGCCCCGCATCACGCCACGCGCCGTAGGCTGTATCACCATGTACGACGGCATGATGCAGACCTGCGCGCCTGGCCTCTTCGGAGGGGACCTCACCGGCAGCGGCGTTCATGCCTGGCAGCCAATAGCGGCCTGCTTCGCGCGGGTTTGCCGGATCGGCCATGTCGATGGTCATAAAGATGTAGTCTGTAAACCCGTCCAGCAGCACAGAGGCATAGGCCCAGCGTCCACCGGTGTACCAGATGCGATGCACACCACCGCCCTCGACAGGCATAAAGCCGATCTTGCGCGGGTTGGCGGGGTCTTTGATGTCATAAACTGCCATGCCTGCCGTCCAGTCACGCGCGCGGCTGTGATCGGTTGTGCCAACCTTTTTGCCAAGCGCGCCGGTATAGTATTCGACCTCGTTCTGGAACTCGGCGGAGGAAAACATATCCTTTGCGTTGATCACAAGTAGCAGATCACCGTAGGTTTGCAGGTGGATGTTCCACGTGTTGGGCGGTGCCGGAATATAGTTCACGGGCTTGGGGTTGCGCGGATCGCGCACGTCAATCACGCTGAAACCTTTGGAAAACATATGGCCGGTAAAGGCAAAGCCCTTATTGACCATCAGTTGCACGCCATCGGGGCGGCCGCCCTGATCGCAATGACCTATCAGTTTCATGTTTTTCGCAAAATCGGGCGTGGGAAGATCAGGCAACGTCATCAGCTTGCTCTTTCATTTGGTGTTGTGGGTGCGATGAAGACCGGCATTTTGTACCGATCAAGATGTTCCGGGCAGCCATGTGACCAACGCAGGAAATGTGAGAATGAGAACGCCAGCGACGAGGATGAGCAACCAATAGGGAACAGAGCCGCGAAACACCTCTCCCAGTGACACGTTCTCGGGGACGGCACCTTTGACCACATAAACGAGCAGGCCAAAGGGCGGCGTCAAAAGCCCGGCCTCGATGATCAGGATGCCATAGATGGCAAAGACCAGCGGGTCATAGCCAAATCCCATCGCAAGAGGCGCAAAAATCGGAACCGTCAACAGGATGATCGAGGTCAGAATCGAGGATCATGCCCAGCAAAAGCCAGATGACGGTCATCGCGACAATCAGACCGATTGGACCAAACCCCGCGCCCTCGATTGTATCCGTAATGACATTGATTGCGCCGCTCGTGACCAGAAACTGGGAATAGAGCGCAGCGGTCAGTAGCAGGAACATGATCGGCGCGCTTGTACGACCAGCTGCAATGATTGCGTCGACAATCGCCGCAGGCCGCAGGCCTTTTGCCACAGCAAGAACAAGCCCGCCGATGGCGCCAATGCCTGACGCTTCTGTCGGGGTGAAAAATCCGCCCCAAATACCGCCGATCACCACAAAAATCAGACCAAGGATGCCAATCCCGCTCCCGATGACAGACGCCGTCAAACCACCGTCTTCGGCGTCATCCATCGGTGCAAAGGGTGTCAACTCGGGCCGCCGCTTGGCGACGATGTAGAGATAGATCATGAACAGCCCTGCAAGAAGCAGACCGGGGATCACGCCAGCCAGAAACAAATCACCGATGGACGTTTCTGTCAGGATACCCCAGAAAATCAGCAGAATTGACGGAGGTATCAACATCCCCAGCATCGCACTTCCCGAGATCACGCCAAGTGCCAGAGGACGGTGATAGTTGTAGCGCCGCATTTGCGGATAGGCGACCTGACTAAAGGTTGCTGCCGCAGCGACACTTACCCCCGAGATGGCAGCGAAAACCGCATTTCCTGCAACTGTTGCAATCGCCAGACGGGCCGGAACGCGACGCATCATCAGGTTCATCATGGTGTAGAGATCACTCGCTGCGCCACAGCGCGCAATCAGATTGCCCATGATGATGAACAACGGAATTGTCGCAAAAATGTAGTTGCGCAAAATGCTGAATGACGCATTTCCGGCGGTGAAAATCGCCAAATCAAGGCTTTCAAACAGAAAATACGTCCCGATAAGAGAGGTCGCAGCAAGGCTCAGACCGATGGGGAGCCCGATAACGACCATCAAAATAAGAGCGGCAAGGGATACGATTGTAAGCGATTCAGGGCTCATTTCTGGATCTCCTTAACGGGTGTGACATCTTTGGATGTATCGGGCATGTCTGAAATGGTGGCTGTCGCGGTTTGGTCGCGGCCCATGATTGTCAGTACGGTCTGGATCAGAAACCCGACCGCGCAGAGTGCCGACAAGACAACAATGATGGTCCGCACCGGATAAACGGGCACACGAAATGCGCCTTCGCCTTCGAATTCGCCAATGCGCCAGCCGATCATCATATCGGGCCAGCCACCCCATGCCATAGCGGCAAAGAATCCAAAGCCGATCAGATAGCCCGCGCTATCGACAACCCTCTGGAGAAAGCCGGGCAAATGGTCATATACGAGCGTCGTGCGCAGAAAGGCTTTTTCCCGCACGGCAAGTGGAAACTGCAGGAAAACAATCGCGACGATCGAATTGGCGACAATTTCCTTTGTTCCCTGCAAGGGCTGTCCAAAGAAAGAACGCCCCACAACATCCACCAGGATCACAACGGCGAGCAAAAAAGCCCAGATCGTCGCAATGCCATTTAGCCAGCTGGCTGACCGGTTTATCAATCCACCCATTTTGTCCTCCCCGACGGGCCTGTCTCAAGTATGTCTTGACAGGCGAGCTTGAATAATTATTTATCGTTTAATAAATAAAAGCAAGTATGAACTGTCAAACGGGAGGAAATGACAATGATACGCGTAAAAACCAAGGCCTTTCATGGCGCTATGCTGGCTGGGTTGTTCGCCGGTTTCGCGGCAACCAGCGCAATCGCCGATAATATCACTCTACGCATTGGCGCAGGACATCCGGAGGGCCCGGTCGCTTATGTACGGCTGACGTCAGAATTCTTCGTACCCGAGGTTTCACGACGGGTGGAAGAAGAAACAGATCACACGATCCGCTTCATCGAAGCCTACGGTGGAACGATCGCCAAGCTGCCCGAAGTGCTTGAAGCAACCCAACGCGGAATCCTTGATATCGGACACACCTGTTTCTGCTTTGAGCCGACAAAGGCTTTTGCGCAAAACCTGAACTACTATGTCCCGTTCACGACGCCATCGGCGGTACAGCAACTGCGCGTCACACGACAGGTTTATGCAGCACACCCGCAGTTGAGCAAACATTTCGCGGACAACTATGATCAGACGCTGCTGGCGCTGACAGGGTACGACAACTACAATCTGGGAACCAGTTTTGAATGGGATACGGTCGACGAACTGGCCGGTCACAAAATTGGCGGGGCAGGGCCGAACCTGCCTTGGCTGGAAGGGACGGGGGCAACTGTCGTTCAGACCAGCCTGAATGACATGTATTCAGGTGTCGCGACCGGCGTTTTCGAGGGTATGTTGATGTTCCCCGGAAGCTACTTCGGTTTCAAATTTCACGAAGTCGCACCGCATTACAAAGTCATCGATATCGGTGCTGTGATGGTGAACGGCATGATGATCAACAACGATACGCGTGACAGCCTGCCGCCCGAGGTTTTGACAATCATTCAGGAAGTTGCAATGGAATACGAAGTGAAGGTTGCCGAAGCCTTGGATGAGGCAAATGCGGCGGGGCTCGCGCGGCTTGAGGAAGCAGGCACGACCGTCACCGTCTTGCCGCAGGATCAGCGGATCGCCTGGGCTGAAAAGCTGGCTGGCTGGCCCAATGATATGGCGCAGCAGTTGAACGAAGCCGGCTTTGACGGATCGGGTATTTTCCGTGATTATATCCGCTTCCTTGAAGAAGACGGATATACGTTGCCGGTGCGCTACGAAATCGATTGATCGTTCACTGATAAGATCAGGAACGGCAGGCAAGGGGGACCTTGCCTGCCGTTTTTTTTACATCTTTGTAAAAGTCACGGGATTTCTATGATTTGGCCAATAGCCCGACAGATCGCGCAACGCCCGACATGCCATCCATGAACAAGGTCACGCTTGATTGGACAAGTTGTTCAGTCGTCGCGCCGACATTTCCGCCATAAACATAGCGACGGACCCCGTAGTAAAAGATCCCGCCATGCATCATCCACGCGGCCTCGAATTCTTCATTCGTGAGTGGCGCCTGATCCATACTGGGCAAGTGAAACGCGTCTCTGGCTTCGATGCAGATACGACGTATCGCGCGTTCCTCGACAATCGGCGCATACCGCCGCGTGATGTCGCCGCCCTTCAAGCCGGAGTAAAGAAAGATACGTATCCAGTCGGGCGCATGAATGACGGCACAGTAACGCGTGTAAAAGTCTTCCAGACGGTCGCGCAAATCCCGGTTCCGATCTGCAAGAATGACGTCCCATTCATCGCTCCAGCGGTTCTGGAACATCTCGGCGTAGACCGCTGAGATCAAATCTTCCTTGCTTGGAAAATACTGGTAGATCAACGGCTGTGTCACACCGATATGCTTTGCGAGTTGGTGAGTGGAGCTGTCAAACCCTTGTTCTGCGAAGAACTTTATCGAAGCGTCAATGATCATCTGCCGACGTTCATCTGGCGAATAGCGCTTCCGTTTCGTCGGCTTGTCGGTATCTCCAGACATGATGTCTCCCTTTTGCAAATGCTATTGCGTCGCTTTAAATTTATCAATTGATAATTTAAAATTTAAGCATACCGAACATTGGAGTTTTCTTATGCAAACCGCAAATGCAAAAGGGTTTGATTGGCCCCAAGATTTGATCGCCGAGTTCAATGCAGCTTGGGGGAACGGGCAGGTGGGACACGTGCTTGTTTCTGAAACCGAGGACGTCCGCGTCTGGCAGCTTCGGCTTGCACCGGGCGAACGCATCGGCTTTCACCACCATGTCCTCGATTATTTCTGGAGCGCTGTGACAGCTGGACGGTCCCGCTCTCACATGCACGATGGCAGTATTGTTGAAAGCGATTATGCGGTTGGAGCGACACGCCATTATCGTTTTGGTGCTGGTGAATACATGATCCATGATCTGGAAAACATCGGTGACACAGAGCTTGTCTTTGTCACCGTGGAGCATCTGGCCGGTTCCAACAAACCCCATGAATTATCGTCAGATGTGACGCGGCTTTGAGAAAAGCGCGCCCGTTTGTTCGGGCGCGCCGCTTTTTCAGTAATAGTTCATCACAGCCGTATCTCGCATAATCGTATCGATGTTATGCTCGTTGGCCCATTCCGCTTTTTGCTCTGCGGTTTCATATTTGGGCACCATGTATTCGCCCATATGCTGGCCGCGTTTATAGGCAATCATATCAGCCTGATGACGGGCGTCGTGATAGGCTTGCAAGCCGGCCTCCACTGTCTCGGCCGCCGCCAGACAATCACAAAGCGCTTGCGCGTCTTGCGCGGCTTTGGTTACGCCTGCGCCGACATGCGGGCGTGCCACGAACGCTGCATCACCGACCATCGCCGCGCGCCCCACTGCCATCGCAGGCGAGGCATGATCATAGATCGGGGTGAAAAAAGGTGCCTCGACCGCATCAAGAATGGTTGAAAACTGAGGTGCCAACAGACGGTGCGCATCTTCGCGCATGCGCGCGATCACCTCGGGCCGGATGAGGGGGGCGGGATCGAAATGTCGTGGTAAGTGCCGTTTGCATCGGTCAGATTATCATCAAGTTCGGCCTGATCGACGACGCGGTACCAGACCCAGTTATAGCGGCGGTGGCCTTCTTGCAGATTGTTGTCGCGACCTGCAATGGGGTAGCCGATGACTTCACCGTCGTTTTCAGGCAGATAGAAACCGAAGTCCTTGAAAACGGTATCTGTGATGTCTTTGGGCAGGTCGGCTTCATCTGCAAGCCCCCGCCACACAACATAACCGGAGTATTGCGGCTGAATTTCCGGAAAGAGCTGCCCCCGCACGGCCGAACGGAACCCGTCGGCGCCGATGATGACGTCGGCCTCGTCCACATGGCCATTTTTGAAGGTTGCGCGCACGCCGGTGCCGGTTTCCTCGAATGTGTCCAGCCAGTGATCAAGATGGTAATGGCTGTCCGGTATTGTCTGACGGGTCAGATTTTGCACACGGTCCCATGATGTGACCAGCTGGGGGAAATCAAACTTGCGCGTGACATTGCCCGCGCGATCATAAGCAGAGCGCTGCTGGCTGACGACGCCCAGATCCTTGATGCCTGCACCGCAGTTTTCAAGCACGTCCAAAAGGGGCTGGTGTGTGACAATTCCTGCGCCGCGCCCGGCCAGTTCGACATCGACACGTTCATAGACGTTTACGTCCCAACCTTCTTTCCGCAGCAGGGCGGCGGTGAAGAGGCCGCCAATGGAGCCCCCAATTACAATTGCGCGACCTTTCAAGACAACCTCCCTTAGTGATGACTGATCATTATTTATCAATTAATAAATAAATGACCCTTTCAAGTCAACATGGCAAGCGACCCCTTGTGCTGCAGCCAACGAACCGGCGGTTTTCTTGCTTTCGTTGAATGAGGGCCTTGGTCGGGGCGTGCAGATCACTTGTCTGATGTCAGCGCCTATGGGTCCAGAAAGCGTCGTCTGGTCTCTGAGCAGATGGTTTGACGGTGCGATCTTATCTCTGGCGTGGAAGGGAACATTATAGGACAGGTTCGTCATAGGAACGCCACGCACCGCTGGCCGGCAATGGCTTGCGTCGCAAACCATGAGAGGGGATGCAGGCCGTCAGAGCTAAGTGATGCATGAACGGACGTGGCTACGATCAGTCAAACGGCATTGACCTCGCTTCTTCCCGAAACCTGATAGGCAAGTTCTTGCTGGGGAGCGACTGTTGCATCACTGCCCTGACACCCACACAACACCATCAAAAATTTCAGATATCGCCAGCCGCCCAGGCCACCATATTCGAGAAAAGCTTGTCATAGCCGTCCCATGCAAGAAATGCCGGGGGCAACCAGTGCTCGCTCATATCAGAGGTCCAGGCCACGGTGCGGCCCCACCCGTATACGCCTGTTGCAAGCAACGGCAGATTGCGCTGCGCCGCGGGAAGCGACAGAACCAATTCAATATCAGGTGTATCTTTCACGACGACTTCGTTGACCCCGAGCAAGTAGGGCCAGTCGCCCGTAATACCGGCGAGAACCGGATGCCCGGCGTCGTTGACAACGGGTGTGCATCCTTCGGGTATTTCCATGCGGTCATCAGATGTCAGGCACGTCACCGGCAGCGCTGTTTCAACAGAAGTTTTGTGCCAGCGCGCCTTGCCATCGATCCCTTGGAACGAAAAATAACCGCCGATCATAATCAGCCCGCCGCCCTCTCGTGTCCACTCAGCCAAAAGGTTCACGCGATTTGCAACGCGTTCGCCGCGTAGCCAGACATCAGGGTGCAATAGCAAGGTATTGGCGCCGATATCAGACAGCATGATAACATCATACTGCGACAGGCCTTCAAGCGTTGTGGGAAATTCGGCCGCTGCCTCATGTGCGGGCATGTGGGTGACGTCGTAATTGCTATTCTTCATCCCCTCCATAAAGCGCTTGTTGCCGCTGTGGAAAGTGACGCTGCCGAATTGGTCAAAGCCTTTGTAATGTGTCGAAGAACTGACCCAGCTTTCGCCAACAAGAAGTACTTTTTTCATATCATTCATCCTGAAGTGATGGCGCGCGCTAAAGCACGCCTTGGATTGTCGATCGTCAATGTTGAAAGATCGGACTGAGCCAGACCATGCCGCAAAAGCCGCGGCAGGAAGTGGCGTTGCACATGCGCGTAACCGTTGCCGCCGTAGGCGCAAAGCATCATCTTGATAAAGACATCTTGCGACAGCAGGATCTGCTTGCCGTAACCCAGTGCAAAAAGGTTGGCGATTGCGGCGGCATTATCGGCATCTGACGGGCACTGGACCTGTTGATCCGCATACCAGAAATCCATCCCGATCATGTCATATTCAAGAAACGCACCGCGATCCGCCAGACTGCGTTGGTAATCAACGTCTTTACCCGAAGGGTTCATATGGCACAGGATCACGCGACTGGACGGCAGACCGTTCTGTTCCACGATATCCAGAACCTCATGTGCCAACCTGAACCAAGCGGGCAGGTGGATCATCAGCGGCAAGCCGGTTTGCGCAGCAGCAGCGGCGGATGCAGACAGAACCTTGCGTTCAGCCTTTGTGAAATCCGAGCTGACGCCGATTTCGCCAATCAAGCCGATCTTGGTCTGATGGGTGCCGATACCGGTTTGCGCCTCTGCGATCAATTCGTCCGCGATGTCCGCCTCGCTCATTGCGGCCAGATAGTCAGGGTGCGACGTGTGCAGGTAATAGCCCGCACCCATAATGATATTCAGCCCCGTTTCACGCGCAATTCTGGTCAACGCGTCCGGGTTGCGCCCAATCCCCTTGCAGGTCGGATCAACGATTGTGGCGCCGCCCTCGGCGACAAAGGCCAAAAGCTCTTGCACGGCCAGTGCCTCATCATCGAGCGCACAATTATCGCGGTTGGCAAAAGGGTCATGGCGC
This window harbors:
- a CDS encoding LVIVD repeat-containing protein, encoding MTLPDLPTPDFAKNMKLIGHCDQGGRPDGVQLMVNKGFAFTGHMFSKGFSVIDVRDPRNPKPVNYIPAPPNTWNIHLQTYGDLLLVINAKDMFSSAEFQNEVEYYTGALGKKVGTTDHSRARDWTAGMAVYDIKDPANPRKIGFMPVEGGGVHRIWYTGGRWAYASVLLDGFTDYIFMTIDMADPANPREAGRYWLPGMNAAAGEVPSEEARRAGLHHAVVHGDTAYGAWRDAGLVIMDVSDRTNPELVVHRKWSPPFGGGTHNCLPLPDRDLLVVLDEAVMDNCADGIKHIWMFDIREPSNPVSIATFPVPSEADYVNKGAHFGPHNIYENRPDGLVSDQLIFSTYQNAGIRVTDISDPYRPTEVGALVPPTPERLVDHRPDRPLVLQTCDVYVSKDGLVYANDYNGGLYIMEYGG
- a CDS encoding TRAP transporter large permease subunit, with translation MGFGYDPLVFAIYGILIIEAGLLTPPFGLLVYVVKGAVPENVSLGEVFRGSVPYWLLILVAGVLILTFPALVTWLPGTS
- a CDS encoding TRAP transporter large permease subunit, whose product is MSPESLTIVSLAALILMVVIGLPIGLSLAATSLIGTYFLFESLDLAIFTAGNASFSILRNYIFATIPLFIIMGNLIARCGAASDLYTMMNLMMRRVPARLAIATVAGNAVFAAISGVSVAAAATFSQVAYPQMRRYNYHRPLALGVISGSAMLGMLIPPSILLIFWGILTETSIGDLFLAGVIPGLLLAGLFMIYLYIVAKRRPELTPFAPMDDAEDGGLTASVIGSGIGILGLIFVVIGGIWGGFFTPTEASGIGAIGGLVLAVAKGLRPAAIVDAIIAAGRTSAPIMFLLLTAALYSQFLVTSGAINVITDTIEGAGFGPIGLIVAMTVIWLLLGMILDSDLDHPVDGSDFCASCDGIWL
- a CDS encoding TRAP transporter small permease subunit, translated to MGGLINRSASWLNGIATIWAFLLAVVILVDVVGRSFFGQPLQGTKEIVANSIVAIVFLQFPLAVREKAFLRTTLVYDHLPGFLQRVVDSAGYLIGFGFFAAMAWGGWPDMMIGWRIGEFEGEGAFRVPVYPVRTIIVVLSALCAVGFLIQTVLTIMGRDQTATATISDMPDTSKDVTPVKEIQK
- a CDS encoding C4-dicarboxylate TRAP transporter substrate-binding protein; the encoded protein is MIRVKTKAFHGAMLAGLFAGFAATSAIADNITLRIGAGHPEGPVAYVRLTSEFFVPEVSRRVEEETDHTIRFIEAYGGTIAKLPEVLEATQRGILDIGHTCFCFEPTKAFAQNLNYYVPFTTPSAVQQLRVTRQVYAAHPQLSKHFADNYDQTLLALTGYDNYNLGTSFEWDTVDELAGHKIGGAGPNLPWLEGTGATVVQTSLNDMYSGVATGVFEGMLMFPGSYFGFKFHEVAPHYKVIDIGAVMVNGMMINNDTRDSLPPEVLTIIQEVAMEYEVKVAEALDEANAAGLARLEEAGTTVTVLPQDQRIAWAEKLAGWPNDMAQQLNEAGFDGSGIFRDYIRFLEEDGYTLPVRYEID
- a CDS encoding TetR/AcrR family transcriptional regulator; translated protein: MSGDTDKPTKRKRYSPDERRQMIIDASIKFFAEQGFDSSTHQLAKHIGVTQPLIYQYFPSKEDLISAVYAEMFQNRWSDEWDVILADRNRDLRDRLEDFYTRYCAVIHAPDWIRIFLYSGLKGGDITRRYAPIVEERAIRRICIEARDAFHLPSMDQAPLTNEEFEAAWMMHGGIFYYGVRRYVYGGNVGATTEQLVQSSVTLFMDGMSGVARSVGLLAKS
- a CDS encoding FAD-dependent monooxygenase; protein product: MREDAHRLLAPQFSTILDAVEAPFFTPIYDHASPAMAVGRAAMVGDAAFVARPHVGAGVTKAAQDAQALCDCLAAAETVEAGLQAYHDARHQADMIAYKRGQHMGEYMVPKYETAEQKAEWANEHNIDTIMRDTAVMNYY
- a CDS encoding FAD-dependent monooxygenase translates to MKGRAIVIGGSIGGLFTAALLRKEGWDVNVYERVDVELAGRGAGIVTHQPLLDVLENCGAGIKDLGVVSQQRSAYDRAGNVTRKFDFPQLVTSWDRVQNLTRQTIPDSHYHLDHWLDTFEETGTGVRATFKNGHVDEADVIIGADGFRSAVRGQLFPEIQPQYSGYVVWRGLADEADLPKDITDTVFKDFGFYLPENDGEVIGYPIAGRDNNLQEGHRRYNWVWYRVVDQAELDDNLTDANGTYHDISIPPPSSGPR
- a CDS encoding glutamine amidotransferase; amino-acid sequence: MKKVLLVGESWVSSSTHYKGFDQFGSVTFHSGNKRFMEGMKNSNYDVTHMPAHEAAAEFPTTLEGLSQYDVIMLSDIGANTLLLHPDVWLRGERVANRVNLLAEWTREGGGLIMIGGYFSFQGIDGKARWHKTSVETALPVTCLTSDDRMEIPEGCTPVVNDAGHPVLAGITGDWPYLLGVNEVVVKDTPDIELVLSLPAAQRNLPLLATGVYGWGRTVAWTSDMSEHWLPPAFLAWDGYDKLFSNMVAWAAGDI
- a CDS encoding phosphotriesterase family protein — protein: MAHEFEKTVMTVLGPVPLDKLGVTLMHEHILNDCSCWWRGHDPDFQSPIRDVPITPDIISQLRHDPFANRDNCALDDEALAVQELLAFVAEGGATIVDPTCKGIGRNPDALTRIARETGLNIIMGAGYYLHTSHPDYLAAMSEADIADELIAEAQTGIGTHQTKIGLIGEIGVSSDFTKAERKVLSASAAAAAQTGLPLMIHLPAWFRLAHEVLDIVEQNGLPSSRVILCHMNPSGKDVDYQRSLADRGAFLEYDMIGMDFWYADQQVQCPSDADNAAAIANLFALGYGKQILLSQDVFIKMMLCAYGGNGYAHVQRHFLPRLLRHGLAQSDLSTLTIDNPRRALARAITSG